One genomic segment of Oscillatoria salina IIICB1 includes these proteins:
- a CDS encoding alkaline phosphatase family protein, protein MTSNIKSSPLIILGLDAGDPDWIENWAKVGYLPNIRSIMEKGCWGRTRGVDLINEDGTWTRLFSGIPQKEQGFYYFRQLKAGSYDLYTVDETNATEQVFWSLYQGTKKKVALIDVPEMSILPDLQGVQVSNWAVHNSHYLPPVSYPSHLLAEVKRTLGKPDYITEDFSNNFATDKRIYERLKKRVAKKGKLCRQLCSQAEFDLIVAVFGECHTGGHQLWKYRPEAQGDEKVALPNELSDGIREIYQECDREIGLLLNELPQDANVVLVSSVGLTDRYPTEGLIEDFCRQLGYQASPPPQDTPKSPLALLRQIIPEKWRIALSQPLPRDVKEKLLADNFRNSTDWSKTKAFAIPSAYMSFIRVNLQGREPQGIVSPGAEYEEVLSQIEADLAQLVDVRSGKKAVKQIWRSDELFGHNSHPELPDLLIEWQPFPYFMERVQHPTVELTQNKPEFFRGSDHTHQGFVAFAGNDIPLKGDIGEISLLSLAPTFVALMGDNIPDWMQAATLFKNTSIQS, encoded by the coding sequence ATGACAAGTAACATCAAATCTTCACCTCTAATTATTTTAGGCTTAGATGCCGGAGATCCAGATTGGATCGAAAATTGGGCTAAGGTTGGTTATCTACCCAATATTCGCTCGATTATGGAAAAAGGCTGCTGGGGACGCACCAGAGGAGTTGATTTGATTAATGAAGATGGGACTTGGACAAGATTATTTAGCGGTATTCCCCAAAAAGAACAGGGATTTTATTACTTTCGGCAACTGAAAGCAGGTAGCTATGACTTATATACCGTAGACGAAACTAATGCGACTGAGCAAGTCTTTTGGTCACTTTACCAAGGAACGAAAAAAAAGGTAGCTTTGATTGATGTGCCAGAAATGTCTATTCTGCCTGATTTGCAAGGAGTTCAGGTAAGTAACTGGGCTGTCCATAATTCTCACTATCTGCCGCCAGTGAGTTATCCGAGTCATTTATTAGCTGAAGTTAAGCGAACTTTGGGTAAGCCGGATTATATTACCGAAGATTTTAGCAACAACTTTGCCACAGATAAACGGATTTATGAGCGTTTAAAAAAGCGAGTAGCGAAAAAAGGTAAGTTATGTCGTCAGCTTTGTAGCCAAGCTGAGTTTGACTTAATTGTGGCTGTTTTTGGTGAATGTCATACGGGCGGACATCAGTTGTGGAAATATCGCCCGGAAGCCCAAGGAGATGAGAAAGTTGCTCTCCCGAATGAACTTTCCGATGGAATTAGAGAAATTTATCAAGAGTGCGATCGCGAAATTGGCTTATTACTGAACGAGTTACCCCAAGATGCTAATGTAGTCTTAGTTTCGAGCGTTGGTTTAACAGACCGTTATCCCACCGAAGGATTGATTGAAGATTTTTGTCGCCAACTGGGTTATCAAGCTTCCCCTCCTCCTCAAGATACCCCAAAAAGTCCTCTGGCTTTGCTACGTCAAATTATTCCCGAAAAGTGGCGCATTGCTTTGAGTCAACCTCTACCTAGAGATGTTAAAGAGAAACTATTAGCCGATAACTTTCGCAACAGCACCGATTGGAGTAAAACGAAAGCTTTTGCCATTCCTTCAGCTTATATGAGTTTTATTCGCGTGAATTTACAAGGGAGAGAACCACAGGGTATTGTGAGTCCGGGGGCAGAATATGAAGAAGTTTTGAGCCAAATTGAAGCTGATTTAGCCCAACTTGTTGATGTGCGGAGTGGGAAAAAAGCAGTTAAGCAGATTTGGCGTAGTGACGAGCTTTTTGGACACAACAGCCATCCCGAATTACCCGATTTACTGATCGAATGGCAACCGTTTCCCTATTTCATGGAACGAGTCCAACATCCCACAGTGGAATTAACTCAAAACAAACCGGAATTCTTTCGCGGAAGCGACCATACTCATCAAGGATTTGTTGCTTTTGCTGGAAATGATATCCCCTTAAAAGGTGACATCGGCGAGATATCTCTTTTATCCTTAGCTCCCACTTTTGTCGCTCTCATGGGCGATAATATACCTGATTGGATGCAAGCTGCGACCCTATTCAAAAATACATCTATTCAATCATGA
- a CDS encoding sulfotransferase family protein — protein sequence MINKNQPSSLQKKQQKILPDFIIIGAMKSGTTSLYYYLNSHPEISMSRDKELNFFIAERNWQKGLNWYQSQFRGNAKIYGEASPNYTKYPGWVGVPKRMYQVLPHAKLIYILRDPIERIISQYVHQYASGTENRSITEALADFENNPHNYYISRSRYYFQLKQYLEYYSLSQILVLTSEELANYPHKVLSTICRFLEVSDDISSIDYRGKFHRSFHKRRKNALGNAIAELPLMSQLNDLPAPIRFHLDKLIYFPFSTAIKKPKLDQDLRDKLISYLEDDINQLRECTGKEFSDWCI from the coding sequence ATGATTAACAAAAATCAACCTTCATCTTTACAAAAAAAGCAACAAAAAATTCTTCCAGATTTTATTATCATTGGTGCAATGAAATCGGGAACTACCAGTTTATATTACTATCTTAATTCCCATCCAGAAATTTCTATGTCAAGAGATAAAGAATTAAACTTCTTTATCGCAGAAAGAAACTGGCAGAAAGGGCTTAATTGGTATCAATCTCAATTTAGAGGTAATGCCAAAATTTATGGCGAAGCATCTCCCAACTATACCAAATATCCTGGTTGGGTAGGAGTTCCCAAACGAATGTATCAAGTGCTTCCCCATGCTAAACTAATTTATATTTTACGAGATCCCATTGAACGCATTATTTCCCAATATGTGCATCAATACGCAAGCGGTACAGAGAACCGGAGTATTACTGAAGCTCTAGCTGATTTTGAAAATAATCCCCACAATTATTATATTAGTCGAAGTCGTTACTATTTTCAGTTAAAGCAGTATTTAGAATATTATTCTTTATCTCAAATTTTAGTTTTGACCAGTGAAGAATTAGCAAATTATCCTCACAAAGTGCTGTCAACCATTTGTAGATTTTTAGAAGTTTCTGACGACATCAGTTCGATCGACTATCGGGGAAAATTTCATCGATCTTTTCACAAACGTAGGAAAAACGCTCTCGGAAATGCTATTGCCGAGCTACCATTAATGAGCCAACTAAACGATCTTCCTGCTCCCATCAGGTTTCATCTAGATAAGCTAATTTACTTTCCTTTTTCTACTGCTATTAAGAAGCCAAAACTCGACCAAGACTTGCGAGATAAACTGATTAGCTACCTAGAAGATGACATCAATCAGTTGCGTGAATGTACTGGAAAAGAATTTAGTGATTGGTGTATTTAA
- a CDS encoding glycosyltransferase family 4 protein produces MKILLINDYSTLTGGAELLILALRDKLRQRGHDARCFSSTAQPLPVATQADYLCYGTTSRLRTLLQTANPWAVRRLKQVLQEFQPDVVHVFLFLTQLSPLILPLIKDIPSIYYAVWYRAICPVGTKLLPDKTPCQVTFGVPCYQNHCLPLRDWLPLRFQMKQWQKQRHHFNLFVAASEAVKQRMLEAEISPVEVVWHGVPLEPQRPALKAPPTIAFAARLVKEKGAEVLLRAFAEVTAKIPAAKLYLVGDGLERESLQRQIKELHLTENVVMPGQMPRLEMEALFATAWVQVVPSLWAEPFGLIVANAMMRGTAVIASATGGLKDIIKPGETGFLVPPGDAKALAEKLLILLQNRELAETLGENARRFARQELTEDIFVDRFLSLYNRLL; encoded by the coding sequence ATGAAAATTTTGCTGATTAATGACTATTCAACTCTCACTGGAGGAGCAGAGTTATTAATACTGGCTTTGCGGGATAAGTTACGCCAGAGAGGACATGATGCTCGTTGCTTTTCCAGTACAGCCCAACCTCTCCCAGTTGCTACCCAAGCCGACTACCTCTGTTATGGCACAACTTCTCGCTTGCGGACACTTTTACAAACAGCTAATCCTTGGGCTGTTCGTCGTTTAAAGCAAGTGCTGCAAGAATTTCAGCCCGATGTTGTCCATGTTTTCCTCTTTTTAACCCAACTTTCCCCTTTAATCTTGCCTTTAATCAAAGATATTCCCAGTATTTATTATGCTGTTTGGTATCGCGCTATTTGTCCAGTGGGAACGAAATTGCTACCTGATAAAACCCCTTGTCAAGTTACTTTTGGAGTTCCCTGTTATCAAAATCATTGTCTTCCTTTGCGAGATTGGCTTCCTCTGAGGTTTCAGATGAAGCAGTGGCAAAAACAACGCCATCATTTCAATCTTTTTGTTGCAGCCAGTGAAGCAGTGAAACAACGAATGTTAGAGGCAGAAATTAGCCCGGTTGAAGTGGTTTGGCATGGAGTACCTTTAGAGCCCCAACGCCCTGCTTTAAAAGCACCGCCAACAATTGCTTTTGCGGCTCGGTTAGTGAAAGAAAAAGGAGCAGAAGTTTTGTTACGTGCCTTTGCTGAAGTAACAGCCAAAATTCCCGCAGCAAAGTTATACTTGGTTGGAGATGGCTTGGAGCGAGAATCGTTGCAACGGCAAATTAAGGAACTTCATTTAACTGAAAATGTAGTGATGCCTGGACAAATGCCTCGTTTAGAAATGGAAGCTCTGTTTGCCACAGCTTGGGTACAAGTTGTACCTTCTTTATGGGCAGAGCCATTTGGCTTGATTGTGGCAAATGCGATGATGCGGGGAACGGCTGTAATTGCTAGTGCAACAGGAGGATTAAAGGATATTATCAAACCGGGTGAAACTGGGTTTTTAGTACCGCCTGGAGATGCAAAAGCATTAGCAGAAAAGTTATTAATTCTCTTACAAAATCGAGAATTAGCAGAAACCTTGGGAGAAAACGCCCGGAGATTTGCCCGCCAAGAATTGACTGAAGATATTTTTGTCGATCGGTTTTTAAGTTTATACAATAGGTTACTTTAG
- a CDS encoding pentapeptide repeat-containing protein, whose product MLALESHNQYPDCLLLELTAIRSEKEQFELYLTLNFNQQWENLLDGKVKFALRGGQLSLNVKNGVITTHKQDFGEFAALVTDLATDSNLVLTFAVPPGITTLQGSVSKAKLGTLQVQAQPYHLEAKFTVKRQDICLTEAEGLWHHDISPNKHAILDSKLALFLLATKLTPYISQAQLCSDTPNKPIENSEATEALSELKKIIEKITTAQTNNFLELAKIAQINPLTDLAGGNLMATNLSNINLSGANLFRVNLRGSELDDADLSGANLQGAKLSGADLSGAYLSEANLSFVDLHCASLALANLSGANLENANLLEANLSNVNLSGAKVANAKFGKNAGITKEMKENLQQRGAIFAE is encoded by the coding sequence ATGCTTGCACTTGAGTCTCACAACCAATACCCAGACTGCTTGCTGCTAGAATTAACAGCCATTCGCAGCGAAAAAGAGCAATTTGAACTTTATTTGACACTAAACTTTAACCAACAGTGGGAAAATCTCCTGGATGGAAAAGTCAAATTTGCGCTCAGAGGCGGTCAATTGAGTCTCAACGTCAAAAATGGGGTAATCACCACTCATAAGCAGGATTTCGGCGAATTTGCTGCGCTGGTGACAGATTTAGCCACCGATAGCAACCTCGTTTTAACCTTTGCGGTTCCTCCGGGTATAACCACCTTACAAGGTTCCGTGTCAAAAGCCAAATTAGGAACCTTACAAGTACAAGCACAACCTTATCATTTAGAAGCCAAATTTACAGTCAAAAGACAAGACATTTGCTTAACTGAAGCTGAAGGTTTATGGCATCACGACATCAGCCCAAACAAACACGCCATTCTTGATAGTAAACTAGCGTTATTTTTGTTAGCAACTAAATTAACTCCATATATTTCTCAAGCGCAGTTGTGCAGCGATACACCCAACAAGCCAATCGAAAATTCCGAAGCTACAGAAGCATTAAGCGAGTTAAAAAAAATTATTGAAAAGATTACCACAGCCCAAACTAATAACTTCCTTGAATTAGCGAAAATCGCCCAAATTAATCCTCTTACCGATCTCGCTGGCGGTAACTTAATGGCAACTAATTTAAGTAATATTAATCTAAGTGGCGCTAACCTTTTCCGAGTCAATCTTCGCGGTTCAGAATTAGACGACGCAGACTTAAGCGGGGCGAATTTACAAGGGGCAAAATTAAGCGGTGCTGATTTAAGTGGCGCGTATCTCAGCGAAGCAAATTTAAGTTTTGTAGACTTACATTGTGCCAGTTTAGCCTTAGCCAATCTTAGCGGCGCAAACTTAGAAAATGCCAATTTGTTAGAAGCAAATTTGAGTAATGTTAATCTTAGTGGTGCGAAAGTAGCTAATGCAAAATTTGGCAAAAATGCCGGAATTACTAAAGAAATGAAAGAGAATTTACAGCAACGCGGCGCAATTTTTGCGGAGTAA
- a CDS encoding MOSC domain-containing protein — protein MRVTGVFVYPIKSCRGIRVDWAEVTAKGFVGDWGLGDREFMIVDEKGKFVTQRQYPSLATIEVKVAGNELILSADGVNLDFLTFQPSLSGREIRVEIWRDRTTAIDQGDEVAKWFQAALNVSQDFRLVRQSPRYLRPINPQFATAENQSVSFADGYPFLLIGTASLADLNNKLAAKYQDDFQPLPMNRFRPNLVVETDEAFVEDKWKVMQINDIKFSIVKPCSRCVITTTNQVTGERNKLKEPLLTLSSYRQFSGGIMFGQNVIPEQIGTVNLGDEVQVLQVC, from the coding sequence ATGCGGGTTACTGGGGTTTTTGTTTATCCGATTAAGTCTTGTCGGGGTATTCGAGTTGATTGGGCTGAGGTTACTGCTAAGGGTTTTGTTGGCGATTGGGGATTAGGCGATCGCGAGTTTATGATTGTGGATGAGAAGGGTAAGTTTGTTACTCAGCGACAATATCCGAGTTTGGCGACAATTGAGGTAAAAGTTGCGGGAAATGAGCTTATTTTGTCGGCTGATGGGGTTAATCTCGATTTTTTGACGTTTCAGCCGAGTTTGTCGGGAAGGGAAATTAGGGTGGAAATTTGGCGCGATCGCACAACGGCGATCGATCAAGGTGATGAGGTGGCAAAATGGTTTCAAGCTGCCCTAAATGTCAGTCAAGATTTCCGTTTGGTGAGACAATCTCCTCGTTATCTTCGCCCGATTAATCCTCAATTTGCAACCGCAGAAAATCAATCAGTAAGTTTCGCTGATGGTTATCCTTTTTTATTAATTGGGACTGCTTCTTTAGCGGATTTGAATAATAAATTGGCGGCGAAGTATCAAGATGATTTTCAACCTTTACCAATGAATCGTTTTCGCCCAAATTTGGTTGTTGAAACTGATGAGGCTTTTGTTGAAGATAAGTGGAAAGTTATGCAAATAAATGACATTAAATTCAGTATAGTTAAGCCTTGTAGTCGCTGCGTTATTACTACTACAAATCAAGTTACTGGGGAAAGAAATAAGTTAAAAGAACCTTTGTTAACTTTGAGTAGTTATCGTCAATTTTCTGGCGGAATTATGTTTGGGCAAAATGTAATTCCGGAGCAAATTGGGACTGTTAATCTAGGCGATGAGGTGCAGGTTTTACAAGTATGTTGA
- a CDS encoding TetR/AcrR family transcriptional regulator: MRVFHRRQKGETHTEEDTRSRILQAALRLFAQKGYDGTTTRDLAAAAGVAEGTLFRHFVNKKAILVEVATQGWVEILTDLLTELSEMGSYKAVAQVMRRRMLRMQENSDLMRVCFMEAQFHPELRDRIQSEVIEKMTDVAEAFFETAMDKGIYRRTNPKIVAQVFLGMFAIAGFSDRTIIDPQASPQAMKEMAEGIADIFLNGVLAKD; this comes from the coding sequence ATGCGAGTTTTTCATCGGCGACAAAAGGGAGAAACCCACACAGAAGAAGATACACGCAGCCGTATTTTACAAGCGGCATTGCGCTTATTTGCCCAAAAAGGTTATGATGGCACGACGACAAGAGATTTAGCTGCCGCCGCAGGTGTGGCCGAAGGAACACTTTTTCGCCATTTTGTCAATAAGAAAGCAATTTTAGTCGAAGTAGCCACACAAGGTTGGGTAGAAATACTCACCGACTTATTGACAGAATTGAGTGAAATGGGAAGTTACAAAGCAGTCGCGCAAGTGATGCGAAGACGAATGCTGCGAATGCAAGAAAATAGCGATTTAATGCGAGTATGTTTTATGGAAGCACAATTTCACCCCGAATTGCGCGATCGCATCCAATCAGAAGTCATCGAAAAAATGACTGATGTCGCCGAAGCTTTCTTTGAAACCGCGATGGATAAAGGTATATATCGCCGCACGAATCCCAAAATAGTAGCACAAGTATTTTTAGGGATGTTCGCGATCGCGGGTTTCTCCGATCGTACCATCATCGACCCGCAAGCCTCCCCCCAAGCCATGAAAGAAATGGCAGAAGGTATCGCCGATATTTTCCTCAATGGAGTCTTAGCCAAAGATTAG
- a CDS encoding M16 family metallopeptidase → MRRSLICFLSIFLLTWNFIPGVAQARSETTILAANSIQPYLDRVSSRVTEYTLDNGMKFIILKQETSPTISFVTYADVGGANEPDGKTGVAHFLEHLAFKGTTKIGTTNYQAEEQLLERLDELDEQIRAAKAAGKEAEVNKLQAEFTKVENQANQYVEQNAFGRIVETAGGVGLNAATSTDYTIYFYSFPANKLELWMSLESERFLDPVFREFYKEKEVILEERRLRTDNSPIGQMVEAFLDTAYTKHPYKRPVIGYDEDIRNLTREDVQEFFETHYTPNNLTVAIVGDVEIERVKQLAEVYFGRYEAKPAPPEVTEIEPKQTETREVTLRLESQPWYLEGYHRPGVDDPDHAVYEIITRLLSDGRTSRLYKSLVEEKQVAISAVGFSGFPGDKYPNLLLFYALTAPGHTVEEVAQALDIEIERLKNEPVAAEDLQRVKTQARAELLRALDSNMGMAQLLAEYEVKTGSWRNLFKQLEALNEVTAADIQRVARSTFQPENKTIGRILPK, encoded by the coding sequence ATGCGTCGAAGTTTAATTTGTTTCCTGAGTATTTTCTTACTAACCTGGAACTTTATCCCAGGAGTAGCACAAGCACGCAGCGAAACAACAATCCTAGCTGCTAACTCTATTCAACCATATTTAGACCGAGTAAGTTCGCGAGTCACCGAGTATACTTTGGATAATGGCATGAAGTTTATTATCCTAAAACAAGAAACATCGCCGACAATTTCGTTTGTAACTTATGCTGATGTTGGTGGTGCAAACGAACCCGATGGCAAAACAGGAGTTGCTCACTTTCTCGAACATTTAGCCTTTAAAGGTACTACTAAAATTGGTACTACTAATTATCAAGCAGAAGAACAACTTTTAGAACGTTTAGACGAACTAGACGAACAAATTAGGGCAGCCAAAGCAGCAGGGAAAGAAGCAGAAGTAAATAAACTCCAAGCTGAATTTACCAAAGTAGAAAACCAAGCTAATCAATACGTCGAACAAAATGCTTTTGGGCGAATTGTGGAAACAGCCGGAGGAGTAGGTTTAAATGCAGCTACTTCTACCGATTACACAATTTATTTTTATAGCTTTCCCGCGAATAAATTAGAACTGTGGATGTCTTTAGAATCAGAACGATTTTTAGACCCAGTATTCCGGGAATTTTATAAAGAAAAAGAAGTCATTCTCGAAGAAAGAAGATTGCGTACCGATAACTCACCAATCGGTCAAATGGTCGAAGCATTTCTCGATACAGCATACACCAAACATCCTTACAAACGTCCCGTTATTGGTTACGACGAAGACATTCGTAATCTTACCAGAGAAGACGTACAAGAATTTTTCGAGACACACTACACACCCAATAATCTCACAGTAGCGATCGTTGGCGATGTTGAAATTGAACGAGTCAAACAATTAGCCGAAGTTTATTTTGGTCGTTACGAAGCAAAACCTGCACCTCCAGAAGTAACAGAAATTGAACCCAAACAAACCGAAACTAGAGAAGTTACTTTAAGATTAGAAAGTCAGCCTTGGTACTTAGAAGGATATCATCGTCCCGGTGTAGATGACCCCGACCATGCAGTATATGAAATTATCACTCGCTTGTTAAGTGATGGTCGTACTTCGCGCTTGTATAAATCTTTAGTTGAAGAAAAGCAAGTAGCCATTTCTGCCGTAGGATTTAGCGGTTTTCCTGGCGATAAATATCCCAATTTATTGCTTTTTTATGCTCTCACAGCGCCGGGTCACACAGTAGAAGAAGTTGCCCAAGCTTTAGATATAGAAATCGAAAGATTGAAAAACGAACCTGTAGCGGCGGAAGATTTACAACGAGTGAAAACCCAAGCGAGGGCTGAACTTTTGCGGGCTTTAGATTCCAATATGGGCATGGCACAATTGCTGGCAGAATATGAAGTGAAAACTGGTAGTTGGCGGAATTTGTTTAAGCAACTTGAAGCTTTGAATGAAGTTACGGCTGCGGATATCCAACGAGTTGCGCGGTCAACTTTCCAGCCAGAAAATAAAACTATCGGGCGCATTTTACCAAAATAA
- a CDS encoding Rieske 2Fe-2S domain-containing protein: MLVNQAKITAISPQPPYQERSCSLEEVLSRVQQGEIIIIRDSEFMKEKVQQFNQIAFDSIHKSHPDIELQSWKKLHLYLQGEQLLGINQKINQLTEPFLLQWAKEFVSDFLQYRDRFYLYSDTIVRTFVPYQVFAENQSTFLPHLGTLQLQSPHRDSWGGGFAETAINLWIATDEVSLGNSMLFYPQQWGKHIPLPTAITHIERNHPLEKPLRFALQPGDTLLFSVEHLHSSEINTTEDTRCAVTMRFSLTFPQSPSFDQWRSWYDSRWVSTRWKWLAQARSHFSHAHIGYRLKNQKKRWQRIKNHLQNRFFPQTTPEKTESLNITPNVDLKAHPHVIKIKDARTCVVNTEDGMIEFPRYCPHQGGDLAQGYIEEGKLYCAWHNLAFDLETGKPNCAAIPPLSLKKQIPNP, translated from the coding sequence ATGTTAGTAAATCAAGCTAAAATTACGGCGATTAGTCCTCAGCCTCCCTATCAAGAACGTAGTTGTTCTCTGGAAGAAGTTTTATCGCGGGTTCAACAAGGGGAAATTATTATCATTCGTGACAGCGAGTTCATGAAAGAAAAAGTGCAGCAATTTAATCAGATTGCCTTCGATTCGATTCATAAATCTCATCCAGACATCGAGCTTCAAAGTTGGAAAAAGTTGCATCTATATCTGCAAGGAGAACAGTTACTTGGGATTAATCAAAAAATAAATCAGTTAACTGAACCCTTCTTGCTACAATGGGCAAAGGAATTTGTCAGTGACTTTCTGCAATATCGCGATCGCTTTTATCTCTACAGCGATACTATTGTCCGAACTTTTGTGCCATATCAGGTTTTTGCCGAAAATCAAAGCACTTTCCTACCTCATTTAGGGACTTTACAACTTCAGTCTCCTCACCGAGATAGTTGGGGAGGAGGTTTCGCAGAAACAGCGATTAATTTGTGGATCGCTACTGACGAGGTATCATTAGGCAATAGTATGCTCTTTTACCCTCAGCAATGGGGAAAACATATTCCTCTTCCTACTGCGATTACTCATATTGAGCGAAATCATCCTCTGGAGAAACCGTTAAGATTTGCTCTGCAACCAGGAGACACTTTACTGTTTTCAGTGGAACACTTGCATTCATCAGAAATTAACACTACCGAAGACACTCGTTGTGCAGTAACAATGAGGTTTTCGTTAACCTTTCCTCAAAGCCCAAGCTTCGATCAATGGCGTTCTTGGTATGATTCTCGTTGGGTATCGACTCGCTGGAAATGGTTAGCCCAAGCGCGATCGCATTTTTCTCACGCTCATATTGGCTATCGACTGAAAAATCAAAAGAAAAGATGGCAGAGAATAAAAAATCATCTGCAAAATCGATTTTTTCCCCAGACTACTCCAGAAAAAACTGAATCTCTAAACATTACTCCCAATGTTGATTTAAAAGCTCATCCCCACGTCATTAAAATCAAAGATGCTCGCACCTGTGTTGTTAATACTGAAGATGGAATGATTGAATTTCCTCGCTATTGTCCTCATCAAGGAGGTGATTTAGCGCAGGGATATATCGAAGAGGGAAAGCTATATTGTGCTTGGCATAACCTTGCTTTCGATCTCGAAACTGGAAAGCCTAATTGTGCTGCTATTCCTCCTTTGTCCCTAAAAAAACAGATTCCTAATCCCTAA
- a CDS encoding M16 family metallopeptidase — translation MIENKKRKSIRLLGIALMTMLLTFVSGGIISLPNSFLSTLSPAIAATAQHYTELDFPPLSEVKIPDYDRYQLPNGMVVYLMEDHELPLVSGMALIHTGSRLEPADKVGLAELTGAVMRSGGTLEYSPDELNQMLEQRAASVETGIGTTAGNASFSALSEDLPTVFKLFSKVLREPAFAPDKLELAKNQMRGGIARRNDNPGDIASREFRKLIYGPMSPYARTVEYATLDNIQRNDLIAFYQKYFRPDNMILGIVGDFDSEEMKALIAENFGDWRSPANVGLPEVPDASQQQTGGVFVVDRPELTQSNILLGHLGGKLINPDYPELDVLNGVVNGFGGRLFNEVRSRQGLAYSVYGFWSPRYDYDGIFVAGGQTRSDATVPFVQAIVSELQKLRQEPPTEAELEYAKESILNSFVFNFQDPSQTLSRLMRYEYYDYPSDYIFQYQQQVKATTREDVLRVAKEYLAPEKIVVLVVGNQSQMQPPLSSLGTQVQTVDVSIPSPPSS, via the coding sequence ATGATCGAGAACAAAAAGCGTAAAAGTATTCGCTTGCTAGGGATAGCATTAATGACGATGTTGTTAACCTTCGTCAGTGGGGGAATAATTTCTCTACCTAACTCATTTTTATCAACTTTATCTCCAGCGATCGCCGCTACTGCACAACATTACACCGAATTAGATTTTCCTCCGCTTTCGGAAGTGAAAATCCCCGACTACGATCGCTACCAACTCCCGAACGGTATGGTAGTCTATTTGATGGAAGACCACGAATTGCCTTTGGTGAGTGGGATGGCTTTGATTCATACTGGTTCTCGTCTCGAACCAGCCGATAAAGTTGGTTTGGCTGAGTTAACTGGGGCTGTGATGCGTAGCGGGGGGACGTTAGAATATTCCCCGGATGAGTTGAATCAAATGCTCGAACAACGAGCCGCTAGCGTGGAAACTGGAATTGGGACAACTGCCGGAAATGCCAGTTTTAGCGCCCTCAGCGAGGATTTACCCACTGTATTCAAATTATTCTCAAAAGTGCTGCGCGAGCCTGCCTTTGCCCCAGATAAGCTGGAATTAGCGAAGAATCAGATGCGGGGTGGTATTGCGCGGCGGAATGACAATCCCGGCGATATTGCTTCGCGGGAATTCCGTAAGTTAATTTATGGTCCGATGAGTCCTTATGCGCGGACTGTGGAGTATGCGACGCTGGATAATATCCAAAGGAACGATTTGATTGCTTTTTACCAAAAGTATTTTCGCCCGGATAACATGATTTTGGGCATTGTCGGCGATTTTGACTCCGAGGAAATGAAGGCTTTAATCGCGGAAAACTTTGGTGATTGGCGATCGCCTGCTAATGTGGGTTTACCAGAGGTTCCCGACGCATCCCAGCAACAAACAGGTGGTGTTTTTGTCGTCGATCGCCCGGAGCTTACCCAAAGTAATATACTCTTGGGTCATCTTGGCGGTAAATTAATTAATCCCGACTATCCAGAGTTAGATGTACTCAATGGTGTCGTCAATGGCTTTGGAGGAAGATTATTTAACGAAGTGCGATCGCGTCAAGGACTTGCTTACTCAGTATACGGCTTTTGGAGTCCTCGTTACGACTATGACGGAATATTCGTCGCTGGCGGACAAACTCGTTCCGATGCTACAGTACCATTTGTCCAGGCGATCGTCTCGGAATTGCAAAAATTACGCCAAGAACCGCCCACCGAAGCTGAGTTAGAATATGCCAAAGAGTCAATTCTCAACTCATTTGTCTTTAATTTTCAAGACCCCAGTCAAACCCTTTCTCGCTTGATGCGCTACGAATATTACGACTATCCCTCGGATTATATTTTCCAATATCAGCAGCAAGTCAAAGCAACCACCAGAGAAGATGTGCTGCGCGTCGCTAAAGAATATTTAGCCCCAGAGAAAATTGTCGTTTTGGTAGTCGGAAATCAAAGTCAAATGCAACCACCTTTGAGTAGTTTGGGGACACAAGTGCAAACCGTTGACGTTTCCATTCCTAGTCCACCCAGTAGTTAG